A DNA window from Pogona vitticeps strain Pit_001003342236 chromosome 2, PviZW2.1, whole genome shotgun sequence contains the following coding sequences:
- the CDC23 gene encoding cell division cycle protein 23 homolog, which yields MAAGSAAASVGAGFASADFSDLREIKKQLLDVAERSRERGLQHSGKWASELAFALDPLPLNELPPAPALTEEDACDLDAYTLAKSYFDLKEYDRAAYFLRGCKSQKAYFLYMYSRYLSGEKKKDDETVDSLGPLEKGQVKNEVLRELRVELSKKHKARELDGFGLYLYGVVLRKLDLVKEAIDVFVEATHVLPLHWGAWLELCNLITDKEMLKFLSLPDTWMKEFFLAHIYTELQLIEEALQKYQSLIDAGFSKSTYIISQIAVAYHNIRDIDKALSIFNELRKQDPYRIENMDTFSNLLYVRGMKPELSYLAHNLCEIDKYRVETCCVIGNYYSLRSQHEKAALYFQRALKLNPRYLGAWTLMGHEYMEMKNTSAAIQAYRHAIEVNKRDYRAWYGLGQTYEILKMPFYCLYYYRRAHQLRPNDSRMLVALGECYEKLNQLVEAKKCYWRAYAVGDVEKMALVKLAKLHEQLNESEQAAQCYIKYIQDIYSCGEIVEHLEVSTAFRYLAQYYFKCKLWDEASACAQKCCAFNDTREEGKALLRQILQLRNQGETSSTEIATPFLLPSSLSANNTPTRRVSPLNLSNITP from the exons ATGGCGGCCGGGAGTGCTGCGGCCTCGGTCGGGGCTGGCTTTGCCAGCGCGGATTTCTCGGACCTGCGGGAGATCAAGAAACAGTTGCTGGATGTAGCGGAGCGGAGCCGGGAACGCGGCCTGCAGCATAGCGGGAAATG GGCCTCAGAGCTGGCTTTTGCCCTGGACCCTTTGCCTTTGAATGAGTTACCTCCTGCACCTGCACTCACAGAG gaAGATGCTTGTGACTTGGATGCTTACACCCTTGCTAAATCTTACTTTGATCTGAAAGAATATGATAGGGCTGCTTACTTTCTCCGAGGTTGCAAGAGCCAGAAGGCCTATTTTCTGTATATGTATTCTCGATATTTG tcaGGTGAGAAGAAAAAGGACGATGAGACAGTTGATAGTCTTG GCCCCCTAGAAAAGGGGCAGGTGAAGAATGAAGTTCTGAGAGAGTTACGGGTAGAGCTCAGCAAGAAACACAAAGCCCGAGAGCTTGATGGATTTGGCCTCTATCT GTATGGAGTTGTACTGCGAAAGCTGGACTTAGtgaaggaagctattgatgtcttTGTTGAAGCTACCCATGTTTTGCCTCTCCACTGGGGGGCTTGGCTGGAGCTTTGTAACTTGATCACAGACAAGGAAATG CTGAAGTTCCTGTCCTTGCCAGATACCTGGATGAAGGAGTTCTTCCTGGCACACATCTACACGGAGCTGCAACTGATAGAAGAGGCATTGCAGAAATATCAGAGTCTTATTGATGCTGGATTTTCCAAGAGCACTTATATTATTTCCCAGATTGCGGTGGCTTATCACAACATTAGAG ATATTGATAAAGCTTTGTCCATCTTCAATGAACTAAGAAAACAGGACCCTTATAGGATAGAAAATATGGATACCTTCTCTAATCTACTCTATGTCAGG GGTATGAAGCCAGAATTGAGCTATTTGGCCCATAATCTATGTGAGATTGACAAGTACCGTGTGGAAACCTGCTGTGTAATTG GAAATTACTACAGTTTGCGCTCTCAGCATGAGAAAGCTGCCCTCtatttccagagagcattgaagctGAATCCTCGGTATCTTGGAGCATGGACTCTCATGGGACATGAATATATGGAGATGAAAAACACATCGGCAGCTATCCAGGCAtatag ACATGCCATAGAAGTGAATAAAAGAGACTACAGAGCATGGTATGGACTGGGGCAAACATATGAGATCCTCAAAATGCCATTTTACTGCCTCTATTACTACCGGCGGGCCCATCAGCTCAG ACCCAATGATTCCCGTATGCTGGTTGCTCTTGGAGAATGTTATGAGAAATTAAATCAGCTAGTAGAAGCCAAAAAG TGCTATTGGAGGGCGTACGCTGTAGGAGATGTGGAGAAAATGGCACTGGTGAAGCTAGCAAA gCTTCATGAGCAGTTGAATGAATCAGAGCAAGCCGCTCAGTGCTATATCAAGTACATCCAAGACATCTACTCATGTGGG GAGATAGTGGAGCATCTGGAAGTGAGCACTGCCTTCCGCTACCTTGCACAGTACTACTTCAAGTGTAAACTCTGGGATGAAGCCTCAGCCTGTGCACAGAAATGCTGTGCCTTCAATGAT acaagagaagaagggaaggccCTCTTACGGCAAATCTTACAATTGCGAAACCAAGGGGAGACGTCGTCTACAGAGATTGCCACCCCTTTTTTACTTccttcttcactttctgccaacaATACCCCAACACGCCGTGTGTCACCCCTAAACTTGTCTAACATTACACCTTAA